From Roseisolibacter agri, a single genomic window includes:
- a CDS encoding SusC/RagA family TonB-linked outer membrane protein, whose protein sequence is MSLKLVRAAGLCLAPMVLGALAPRLVLGQGTGTVRGRVVDAAGQRPVADAQISVVGTTIGAITNAAGDYVIANVPAGAQQLRVRRIGFQAGAAQAVTVTAGATATANFTLTQAAAQLDQVVVTGTAGATTRRAVGNAITTVNAAELTETNSISNVSEILQSKTPGVTVLPGSGTPGTSGEIRIRGNNSLSGSRPVIFIDGVRMNAEGLGNFNATGTGANGQAQSTQITSGLDFINPEDIESIEVIKGPAASTLYGADASGGVIQIITKRGIRGQQKPQWTARAERGLNQWGVASLTNYLTCDSARIAARTTVDGAPQPTYTGCQGRAIGTVLTADPLKQDPAAIRDGTIQRLNLGLRGGADRYSYFLSADKDDEYGIFFNSFNRRKAARGNFVLAPNDRTELTVNVGYLTNDLRLPPQDESPLGVLLNTSRAQPGLRPQTLVRNGVAGRDTIAYPSQAPYRANAYNNRTQSDRLQLATTLNYNPASWLRNRLTLGTDQIYSTANVLVLPGDDFEPTGNVLQRTPRSRSYTIDYVGNVPYRLTKALQATTSIGTQIIARRNETLSASGTGLGAPDVSVIGSASTTSGLNTFSENNSVGYFVQQQLDWNDRLFLTGAVRADDNSSFGTDFNTIVYPKFSLSWVLSEEPALEGLFRTLRTNTFKLRSAWGQAGRSPEPYAATQTYQVVRTTVSQSSTVSGLITNAYGNPSLKPERGEEFEIGFESGHLNERLGLDFSYYNRRTRDMLLRVAVAPSLGFAPTTTTNPFVNLGTVKNSGFELGLNATPVQTARFVWDARVTAATNNDILETFGIPGRTSENPISQAYGVVQQHRVGYRLGAYWAPVVKRDAEGNIQLTPGGAIDTVGTTRYIGPSAPTREVGFSNTFTFFRNFRLYALLDYKGGHYLFNAKERSRCQAANDNCAAVNDPRFLGARSPRTRADSLLRREVDALRTVPSLFIEKADFVKLREVSLAVTIPQRLIARTGASAAQLIVSGRNLGLWTDYTGYDPEVNSYGGRDFVRVDAYAAPMTRRLSGQINLTF, encoded by the coding sequence ATGTCGTTGAAGCTCGTCAGGGCCGCGGGGCTGTGCCTCGCCCCGATGGTGCTCGGCGCTCTCGCCCCGAGGCTGGTGCTCGGCCAGGGCACCGGCACGGTCCGCGGCCGCGTGGTCGACGCGGCGGGGCAGCGCCCGGTCGCCGACGCGCAGATCAGCGTCGTCGGCACGACGATCGGCGCCATCACCAACGCCGCCGGCGACTACGTCATCGCGAACGTCCCCGCCGGCGCGCAGCAGCTGCGCGTGCGGCGCATCGGCTTCCAGGCCGGCGCGGCGCAGGCGGTGACGGTGACCGCCGGGGCCACCGCGACCGCCAACTTCACGCTGACGCAGGCCGCCGCGCAGCTGGACCAGGTGGTCGTCACCGGCACCGCCGGCGCGACCACGCGCCGCGCCGTCGGCAACGCGATCACGACCGTCAACGCGGCCGAGCTGACCGAGACCAACTCGATCTCGAACGTCAGCGAGATCCTGCAGTCGAAGACGCCGGGCGTCACGGTCCTCCCGGGCTCGGGCACCCCCGGCACCTCGGGCGAGATCCGCATCCGGGGCAACAACTCGCTCAGCGGGTCGCGCCCCGTGATCTTCATCGACGGCGTGCGCATGAACGCCGAGGGGCTGGGGAACTTCAACGCCACCGGCACCGGCGCCAACGGCCAGGCGCAGTCGACGCAGATCACGTCCGGGCTCGACTTCATCAACCCCGAGGACATCGAGAGCATCGAGGTCATCAAGGGGCCGGCGGCGTCGACGCTGTACGGCGCCGACGCATCGGGCGGCGTCATCCAGATCATCACGAAGCGCGGGATCCGTGGCCAGCAGAAGCCGCAGTGGACCGCGCGCGCGGAGCGGGGCCTCAACCAGTGGGGCGTGGCGTCGCTCACCAACTACCTCACCTGCGACTCCGCGCGGATCGCCGCGCGCACCACCGTCGACGGCGCGCCGCAGCCGACGTACACCGGATGCCAGGGGCGCGCGATCGGCACGGTGCTCACGGCCGACCCGCTCAAGCAGGACCCGGCCGCGATCCGCGACGGCACCATCCAGCGCCTGAACCTCGGGCTGCGCGGCGGCGCCGACCGCTACTCGTACTTCCTGTCGGCCGACAAGGACGACGAGTACGGCATCTTCTTCAACAGCTTCAATCGGCGGAAGGCGGCGCGCGGCAACTTCGTGCTCGCGCCCAACGACCGCACGGAGCTCACGGTCAACGTCGGCTACCTGACCAACGACCTGCGCCTCCCGCCGCAGGACGAGTCGCCGCTCGGCGTCCTGCTCAACACGTCGCGCGCCCAGCCCGGGCTGCGCCCGCAGACGCTCGTCCGCAACGGCGTGGCGGGGCGCGACACGATCGCCTACCCGAGCCAGGCGCCCTACCGCGCCAACGCGTACAACAACCGCACGCAGTCGGACCGCCTGCAGCTCGCGACGACGCTGAACTACAACCCGGCGTCGTGGCTGCGGAACCGCCTGACGCTCGGCACCGACCAGATCTACTCGACCGCCAACGTGCTGGTCCTCCCCGGCGACGACTTCGAGCCGACGGGCAACGTCCTGCAGCGCACGCCGCGGTCGCGGAGCTACACGATCGACTACGTCGGCAACGTCCCGTACCGGCTCACGAAGGCGCTCCAGGCCACCACGTCCATCGGCACGCAGATCATCGCGCGCCGCAACGAGACGCTCAGCGCGAGCGGCACCGGGCTCGGCGCCCCGGACGTGTCGGTCATCGGGTCGGCCAGCACGACGTCCGGGCTGAACACGTTCTCCGAGAACAACTCGGTCGGCTACTTCGTGCAGCAGCAGCTCGACTGGAACGACCGGCTGTTCCTCACGGGCGCGGTGCGCGCGGACGACAACTCGTCGTTCGGCACCGACTTCAACACGATCGTCTACCCGAAGTTCTCGCTCTCCTGGGTGCTGAGCGAGGAGCCGGCGCTGGAGGGGCTCTTCCGCACGCTGCGGACGAACACCTTCAAGCTGCGCTCCGCCTGGGGGCAGGCCGGCCGCTCGCCCGAGCCCTACGCCGCCACGCAGACGTACCAGGTGGTCCGTACCACCGTGTCGCAGTCGAGCACCGTCTCGGGGCTCATCACCAACGCGTACGGGAATCCGTCGCTCAAGCCGGAGCGCGGCGAGGAGTTCGAGATCGGCTTCGAGAGCGGCCACCTGAACGAGCGCCTCGGTCTCGACTTCTCGTACTACAACCGCCGGACGCGCGACATGCTGCTGCGCGTCGCGGTCGCGCCGTCGCTCGGCTTCGCGCCGACGACGACCACCAACCCGTTCGTCAACCTGGGCACGGTCAAGAATTCCGGCTTCGAGCTCGGGCTCAACGCCACGCCGGTGCAGACCGCGCGCTTCGTATGGGACGCGCGCGTCACCGCGGCGACCAACAACGACATCCTCGAGACCTTCGGCATCCCGGGGCGCACCAGCGAGAACCCGATCAGCCAGGCCTACGGCGTCGTGCAGCAGCACCGCGTCGGCTACCGCCTCGGCGCCTACTGGGCCCCGGTCGTCAAGCGCGATGCGGAGGGGAACATCCAGCTGACGCCCGGCGGCGCGATCGACACCGTCGGCACCACGCGGTACATCGGCCCGTCCGCGCCGACGCGCGAGGTCGGCTTCTCGAACACGTTCACCTTCTTCCGCAACTTCCGCCTGTACGCGCTGCTCGACTACAAGGGCGGGCACTACCTGTTCAACGCCAAGGAGCGCAGCCGCTGCCAGGCCGCGAACGACAACTGCGCGGCGGTCAACGATCCGCGCTTCCTCGGCGCCCGCAGCCCGCGCACCCGCGCCGACTCGCTGCTCCGTCGCGAGGTGGACGCGCTCCGGACCGTGCCGTCGCTGTTCATCGAGAAGGCCGACTTCGTGAAGCTGCGCGAGGTCTCGCTCGCGGTGACGATCCCCCAGCGCCTCATCGCGCGCACCGGCGCGTCGGCGGCGCAGCTCATCGTCAGCGGGCGCAACCTGGGGCTGTGGACGGACTACACCGGCTACGACCCAGAGGTCAACTCGTACGGCGGCCGCGACTTCGTGCGCGTCGACGCCTATGCGGCGCCGATGACGCGCCGGCTGTCCGGCCAGATCAACCTCACCTTCTGA
- a CDS encoding RagB/SusD family nutrient uptake outer membrane protein, whose protein sequence is MRKLHSVRRGPRPRLATLGALVLGAAVVGACNEFLQAENPGAVEESDVNQPQYMSLLANGVISEFQAAFSNITWWNSMFSDELYNRQTFFEEILIDQRRVGPENGTNGTFIYPRIQRARFSADDAVSRMKIVLGDSAGVDIRVARSLAYGVMTYNYLAEMLCEIPFDAQAPQTPDDVFRKAIAKADSAVTVANAAKARAKARTPIVAADTLAADSVRNFALVGAARAALNLNDRARAVTYAQQVPAAFNFFATFSNNSTAENHRIWSNLTAASSATTDNTPFRDMAGDVRIPRSGVTGVTGLIPRSPSSYSSFDGTATGAPFVPGGTVRIASGLEARYIVAEAQIESNPAQALTLINERRAFGRLQQPVSGLTGTALLTELRDQRRRDFYLDNHRLGDLRRYLKYYQVNEFQRGPYPTSTTGETYGDQTCWPLTLAEINGNPNIPRP, encoded by the coding sequence ATGCGAAAGCTGCACTCGGTCCGCCGCGGCCCGCGACCCCGGCTGGCGACGCTCGGCGCGCTCGTGCTGGGCGCCGCCGTGGTCGGGGCGTGCAACGAGTTCCTCCAGGCCGAGAACCCCGGCGCCGTCGAGGAGTCCGACGTCAACCAGCCGCAGTACATGTCGCTGCTCGCCAACGGCGTGATCAGCGAGTTCCAGGCCGCGTTCTCGAACATCACGTGGTGGAACTCGATGTTCAGCGACGAGCTGTACAACCGGCAGACGTTCTTCGAGGAGATCCTGATCGACCAGCGCCGCGTCGGGCCGGAGAACGGCACCAACGGCACCTTCATCTACCCGCGCATCCAGCGGGCGCGCTTCTCCGCCGACGACGCCGTGTCGCGCATGAAGATCGTGCTCGGCGACAGCGCGGGCGTCGACATCCGCGTGGCGCGCTCGCTGGCGTACGGCGTCATGACCTACAACTATCTCGCCGAGATGCTCTGCGAGATCCCGTTCGACGCGCAGGCGCCGCAGACCCCCGACGACGTGTTCCGGAAGGCGATCGCCAAGGCCGATTCGGCGGTGACCGTCGCCAACGCCGCCAAGGCGCGGGCCAAGGCCCGCACGCCGATCGTGGCGGCGGACACCCTGGCGGCCGACTCGGTGCGCAACTTCGCGCTGGTCGGGGCGGCGCGCGCGGCGCTGAACCTCAACGACCGGGCGCGCGCGGTGACCTACGCGCAGCAGGTGCCGGCGGCGTTCAACTTCTTCGCGACGTTCTCCAACAACTCGACGGCCGAGAACCACCGCATCTGGTCGAACCTGACCGCGGCGTCGAGCGCCACCACCGACAACACGCCGTTCCGCGACATGGCCGGCGACGTGCGGATCCCGCGCAGCGGCGTGACGGGCGTGACGGGGCTCATCCCGCGCTCGCCGTCGTCGTACAGCAGCTTCGACGGCACCGCGACCGGTGCGCCGTTCGTCCCCGGCGGCACGGTCCGCATCGCATCGGGGCTCGAGGCGCGCTACATCGTCGCCGAGGCGCAGATCGAGTCGAACCCGGCGCAGGCGCTGACGCTGATCAACGAGCGCCGCGCCTTCGGCCGGCTCCAGCAGCCGGTCTCGGGGCTCACCGGGACGGCGCTGCTGACCGAGCTGCGCGATCAGCGCCGGCGCGACTTCTACCTCGACAACCACCGGCTCGGAGACCTGCGGCGCTACCTGAAGTACTACCAGGTCAACGAGTTCCAGCGCGGCCCGTATCCCACCAGCACGACGGGGGAGACCTACGGCGACCAGACCTGCTGGCCGCTGACGCTGGCCGAGATCAACGGGAATCCGAACATCCCGCGGCCCTGA